The genomic DNA AGACCGACGAGCTCGGAGACGCGCAGGCCCGAAGCGTACAGGAGCTCGAGGATCGCGGAGTCGCGTGCGGCGACGGCATCGCCCTCGCCGGCACGCGCGTCGACCGCGGCGAGCAGATCGGCGATCGCGGACTGGGTCAGCACACGCGGCAGCGTGCGGTGCGGCCGAGGCGCCCGCAGGCGTGCCGACGGATCCGCCGCGAGCGCACCGACGCGGGTCAGCCACGCGCACCAGCCGCGGGCTGCCGCGGCGCGGCGTGCCACCGAGCTGCGGGCGAGCCCGCGTTCGGTCGCCTGCCACAACCAGTCGCGCAGCAGCGCCAGGTCGAGGTCGGCCACGACGCCGGCGCCGCGTTCGCGCGCGAACCCGACGAGGTCGGCGAGGTCGCGGGCGTACGCGGTGAGCGTGTTCGCCGCGACCGCCCGTTCGAACTCGAGGTGCTCGAGGTAGTCGGCGACGAGCACCCCGAACCCGTCGGTCGCCGAGTCGGGGACGCGCGTCATGCGCCCGCCTTGCGCCCGAATCGTTCGAGCCGGCCCGCTTCGTCGAGTGCCTCGAGCTCGGCGAGGAACTCGGCACCGAAGCTCGTCACCACCGGGTGCGCGCCGACCGGCACCACCGAGGTCACGGCGGCGTCGTCGAAGAGGTGCACCACCGAGCAGGACTGCCCGCCGTCGACGCCGACGAGTTCGCGCGGGGGCGCGGACAGATCCATCGTGTAGGCGAGCGCGCCGGCGACCGACACCGGAATGCCGGCGAACTCGCCGTTCGTCGGGTAGTGCAGGTGGCCCCCGAGGATGAGGCGCACGTCGGTGCCCGCGAGCACGTCGGCGAGCGTGTCCTGCCCGCGCAGCTCGAGCACGTCCATGACCGCGAGCGGGGTCGCGATCGGGGCGTGGTGGAGGGCCAGCACGGTGCCGCGCTCGGCCGGTGCGGCGAGTTCGGTCGCGAGCCAGTGGAGCGCCGCGTCGTCCACGCTGCCGTGGTGGTAGCCGGGCACGCTCACGTCGAGGGCGATGATGCGCAGACCGTCGACCGTCACGGATCGGTGCACCGGTGCGTCGCCCGGCGGCTCGTCGAGCAGTTCGGCACGGAACGACGCCCGCTCGTCGTGGTTGCCCATGACCCAGACGAGCTCGGCGCCGGTGGCCGCGACCAGCGGTGCGATCGCCGCCCGCGCCCGTCGGTACGCGTCGGGCTCGCCGAGGTCGGCGACATCGCCGGTCACGACGATCGCGTCGATCGACGTGCCGAGTCTCGCCAGCTGGGCGACGGCACGATCGAGCAGTGCGACCGTGTCGACCCGCCCGCCGAGCAGCGCGCCGCCCGCGAGCAGGTGCGTGTCGGACAGGTGCGCGAGCACGTGCCGCGCAGCGGGGTACCTGCCGAGCCGCGGCCGGTCGCTGTGGTCGCTCTGGTCGTCGATGGCGTGCACGGCGCCAGCCTACGGCGGACCGCCGACGCGGCGCCCGCCACGCGCCGACCGCGTCAGCACGCTGCACGCCCCACGCGGACCGCGTCAGCACGCTGCACGCCCCACGCGGACCGCCGACCGCCTCAGCCCGCCGCCGCGCGCCGACCGCCTCATCCCGCGGCTCGCCGCGCGACCCAGCCGTTCGGTCGTCTCGCCGCCCTGCCTTCGATCTCGAGGATGCCGAGGACGCCCATGACCCGCGCGGGTTCGACTCCGGCCAGGCGTGCGACGTCGTCGACGCTGCGCGGCGAACGCGGACTGAGCGCGTCGAGCACTCGCACCGCATCGGGGTGGGCCGACGGGCCGGGCGGGCCGCCGCGGGCGGCGCCGGCCGGATCGTCGAACAGTCGGAGCGCACCGTGCGCACCGGTGCCGCCCGCGAGTTCGGCCATCTGCGCGGCGTTCACGACGCAGATCGCGTCGCGTTCGCGCAGCAGCCGATGACACCCGGCCGACACCGGACTCGTGACCGGCCCGGGCACCGCGCCGATCGGCCGGCCGAGTGCGCTCGCGTGGTTCGCGGTGTTCAGCGACCCCGACCGGTGCCCGGCCTCGATCACGACGGTCGCGGCGGACGCCGCGGCGATCAAGCGGTTGCGTTGCAGGAACCTCCATTTCGTCGGCGAGGATCCGCACGGCACTTCGGACACGACCGCACCCGTCTGCACGATGCGCGACAGCAGGTCGTCGTGGCCCAGCGGGTAGAACCGGTCGATGCCGCCGGCGAGGAACGCCACGGTGCTGCCGGCGCTGCGCAGCGCCGAACGGTGCGCCATGCCGTCGATGCCGTACGCGCCGCCCGACACGACGGTGAACCCGCGGTCGACGAGTCCGGCGGACGCTTCGATCGCCACGTGCTCGCCGTACCCGGTCGCCGCGCGGGCGCCGACGAGGGCGATCGCCGGCGCGCTCGACGCGATGGCCGCGGTGCGCCCCCGCACCCACAGCGCGAGCGGCGTGTGCACTCCGAGGTCGTCGACGCCGATCGGCCAGTCGGGATCGCCCGGCACGAGCAGTGCCGCCCCGACTCGGGCGGCTTGCGCGAGCGAGCGCAGGATCGCCTCGGCGTCGAGCCGCGGCATCCATCGCGCGAGCGCATCCGAGATCGTCTTCGGCGTCACGGTCGCCTCGGCGGGCAGCAGGGCGGCCAGCGCTGCGACGTCAGGTCGCGCGAGCAGCGCGTGCGCGGTCGCGACGGCGCCCACCTGCGCAACCGCGCGCCCCATGACGCCGTCGCCGGGCTCGGCGAGGGCGCCGAGCACGATGCGGGCGAACGCATCGGCATCGTCGAGCGATCTCCCCACCGCTTCGAGCGCGCGTGCCGAGCGGTCGAGCAGCTCGTCGAACGCGTCGGATCCCCGCATCACGCCATCGCCTTCCGCAGGAACAGCGCCTCGCCGACGTGGCCGGCGTCGGGGCGCGCGGCGCCCTCGAGGTCGCTGAGGGTCCAGGCGACTTTGATCACCCGGTCGTAGCCGCGCATGGTCACGGACCCGCGTTCGAGCGCCCGGTCGAGCGCCGCGGTCGCGCGCCCGCCCGGATGCAGGCCGCCGGCTCCGCGGATCCACGGGCCCGGCATGTCGGCGTTCACCCGCCACGGCGTGCCGGTGAGCCGTTCGGCAGCGGCACCGCGCGCGGCGAGCACCGCGGCGCGCGCCTCGGCCGTGGTGGTGGTGCGCCGCTCCCCCGCCATGCGCAGCTCGGCTGCGGTGATGCGGGGAACCCAGAGCCGCAGGTCGACCCGGTCGAGCAGCGGCCCCGAGATGCGACCGAGGTACCTGCGCCGCACCGAGGGTGCGCACGAGCACTCGGCGTCGCTCACGCCGTGCTGCCCGCACGGGCATGGGTTGGCGGCCAGCACGAGCTGGAACCGAGCGGGGAACGTGGCGACCGCATTGGCGCGGTGGATGCTGATGCTGCCCGACTCGAGCGGCTGGCGCAGCACGTCCAGCACGGACGCCGGGAACTCGGGCGCCTCGTCGAGGAACAGCACGCCGTGCGAGGCGCGCGGCGCGGCGCCGGGCCGGATGATGCGGCTGCCGCCGCCCACCATCGCCGCAGCCGACGCGGTGTGGTGCGGCGCCTCGAACGGCGGCCGGCGGTTCAGACCCTTCGGAGCGCGCCCGGCCAGCGACCTCAGCGAGGCCACCTCGAGCGCGGCATCGGTGTCGAGATCGGGCAGCAGGCCGGGCAGCCGGGCGGCGAGCATCGTCTTGCCCGCGCCGGGCGGCCCCTCGAGGAAGAGGTGGTGCCCGCCCGCCGCAGCGACCAGCAGCGCCCGGATCGCGGACTCGTTGCCGGCCACGTCGGCCAGGTCGAGGTGCGCCGTCTCCGCCGACGTCTCGGCCTGCGCCGCGCCATCGGCGGCTGCGAGCGGGTCGGCGCCGAGCAGCTCCTCGGGCACGTCGTACCGGCCGCCGTGCCAGATCGCCGCCTCGCAGAGCGTCGCCACCCCGACCACGCGTACGTCGGGGACGAGCGCGGCCTCCTCGGCGTTCGCCGCCGGCACCATGACCGTGCGGTGCCCGGCCCGCGCCGCGGCGAGCACGGCCGGAAGCACGCCGTCGATGGGCCGGACCCGCCCGTCCAGCCCGAGTTCGCCGAGGTGCACGACCTGCCCGACCGACGCCGGATCGACCCCGCCGCACGCCGCGAGGCAGGCTATCGCGATGCCCAGGTCGAAGGCCGAGCCGTGCTTCGGCAACGACGCGGGCGACAGGTTGACCGTGAGGCGGCGGTTCGGCAGCGGGCAGCCGGCGTTCGTCGCCGCGGAGCGCACTCGATCGCGCGCCTCGGCCAGCGCCGCGTCGGGCAGACCGATGATGATCAGGTTGGGCAGCTGACTGGACAGGTCGGCCTCGACGTCGACGATCGACCCGGCCAGCCCCAACAGCGCCACCGACCTGGTGCGCCCGACCGGCATCAGCCGAGCCCTTCGAGGTGCTCGATGAGCGCGGGCGCCTCGCCGGGAACGAGGATGGCGACGGCGTCGAGTCGGATCCGCCCGACGGCACGGCCCGACGCCTCGCACCACGCGACCGCGAGCCGGCGCATCCGCGCCAGCTTCAGCGCCGTGATCGCCTCGAACGGATGCCCGTAGCCGGCGCCCGTGCGCGTCTTCACCTCGACGAAGACCGTGTCGTCGCCGTCGCGCGCGACGATGTCGATCTCGCCGAGCCGGCACCGCCAGTTGCGGTCGAGCACGACCATGCCGCGCGCGACGAGGTGGTCGACCGCGAGCTGTTCGCCGCGTCGACCGAGTTCCGTATTGTGGGCCATCCGCACCACCTCCGCGACCAGCGTCGCGGGCGGGCGGGCCCGCACGGCGCGGCGGTGACGCGACTGTGGGAACCCGGGGGCGGGCCCCCGCCTGTCGAGGAGGAGTCGAACGCGCCGCGCGGCCTACTCGTCGAGCGCGAGCTCTTTCGGCAGCTCGAACTCGCGCGTGGCGAGCTCTTCGATGTTCACGTCCTTGAAGGTGAGCACCCGCACGGCCTTCACGAATCGATCGGCGCGGTAGACGTCCCACACCCAGACGTCTTTCATGGCGAGCTCGAAGTAGAAGTCGTGCTCGGTGTCGCGGCGCACCAGTTCGACCTCGTTCGCGAGGTAGAACCGACGCTCGGTCTCGACCACGTACTTGAACTGCGCCACGATGTCGCGGTACTCGCGGTACAGGGCCAGCTCGACCTCGCGGTCGTAGTCGTCGAATTCGTCCTCGTCCATCGGATTCATCCTACGCCGAGGTCGAACAGCGCCGGCTCCTCGGCGGCCGCCGCCGAGCGGTCGTGCAGCCAGGTGCGCCGGTGCAGCGCGCTGGGACCGTGCTCGGCGAGGGCGGCGAAGTGCGCGCGCGTCGAGTAGCCCTTGTTCTCGTCCCAGCCGTAGAGCGGCAGGTCGTCGTGCGCGCGGCGCATTCCGCGGTCGCGGTGCACCTTGGCGATGACGGATGCCGCCGACACCGATGCGCAGTCGCGGTCGGCTTTGATGCGCGTGACGACCCGCGCCCGGTGCTCGATCGACGGGCTCAACCAGTCGTAGTTGCCGTCGAGCACGAGCGGCAGCCCGGATTCGAGCGCGACGCTCTCGGCGAGCTGCGCCCAGGCCCGCGCTCCGGCGAGGCCGAGGCAGGCCATGATGCCGAGTTCGTCGATCTCATCGGCGGATGCCTCGCCCACCGCCGAGGCGTGCACCCACGCCGCCGCCCGCGGCGCGAGCAGCTCGCGCTTGGGCTCGGGCAGCAGCTTCGAGTCTCGAAGCCCGGCGGGCATGCGCCGCACGTCGGGGCCGATGACCACGAGCCCCACCGTCACCGGGCCGGCCAGCGCCCCTCGACCGACCTCGTCGCAGGCGAGCACGAACGGCACCCCCTCGTCGAACATCGCACGTTCGACGCGCAGATCGGGGGCGTTGCGGCGCGCCATTCAGCCCGTGCCCTTCTCGACGCCGTCGAACACGTCGGGATAGTTGCCGAGCCACGCCCAGTGCGACACGGGCCAGCTCACGACGAACGCGCGACCGACGACGTTCTCGATGGGCACGAAACCCTTCAACGGCGTGTCGCCGTTGTAGCGCGAGTCCTGCGAGTCGTACCGGTTGTCGCCCATCATCCAGAGCCGGTCGGCCGGCACGGTGACGTCGAAGTCGTCACGCGAGACCTTCTCTTCGCCGGGCGGCAGGGTGACGTACGGCTCGTCGAGCGGCACGCCGTTGACGCTCATCTGCCCGAGCGCGTTGCAGCAGGTGACGTGGTCGCCGGGCAGACCGATGAGGCGCTTCACGAGGTGGTCGTTCGAATCGGGCGCGCTCAGCCCGACGAGCGCGAGGAACCAGTCGACCGCGGCGACGAGCGGCGGCTGCTCGGGCTCGACCCGTGCCGGAAGCCACCCGCCCGGGTCGCGGAACACGACCACGTCGCCGCGCTCGAGCGGCACGACCTCGGGCACGAGCTGGTTGACGATGATGCGGTCGTCGACTTCGAGGGTGACCTCCATCGAACCCGACGGGATGAAGAACGACCGGATCAGGAAGGTCTTGATGAGGAACGAGACGAGCACCGCCACCACGAAGATGACCAGCACATCGCGCAGGAACAGCAGTGCGCCGCGCCTGCGCCGCGTCGCCGCCGTTGTCGTCGTATCGCCGTCATCGCCGTCTGCGCGCATGGTGCGAGTGTGTTCCTCTGTCATTTAACCGCCCGAGCTCCCCGCCCAGTCTAGGGGTGGGGAGCTCGGTGGAATCGCCGGAGCGGCGAGGGACTCGCCGCGCGAAATCAGTTCTCGCGCTTCTCCTTGATCTTGGCCTTCTTGCCGCGCAGTTCGCGCAGGTAGTACAGCTTCGCGCGCCGCACGTCACCGCGGGTGACGACCTCGATCTTGTCGATGATCGGCGAGTGCACCGGGAACTTGCGCTCGACGCCGACCTGGAAGCTGATCTTGCGGACCGTGAAGGTCTCGCGGACGCCCTGGCCCGAACGGCCGATGACGACGCCCTGGAACACCTGGACGCGCGACCGGCTGCCTTCGACGATGTTGACGTGCACCTTGACGGTGTCGCCGGGGCGGAAGTCGGGGATGTCGCTCTTCAGGCTGGCGGCATCGACGCTGTCGAGGATGTGCATGATGGTTCGCTCTCTGCGCCCGCCACCGGTCGAACGCGGATCATGGATGGAAGTGTCTGGTGCCGCCCGCGCGGGATTCGCGCTGTGCGTGCTCCCCGGAGGCAGAGTCCTGCGGCGGCACAAACAACCATTCTGCCAGATCGGGGCGACCCCCGCCAAAACGAGCGGATCGGAGGTCGGTCGCGGCCTCCGTCAGTCGCGCACCTCGTGGACGATGATCACGTCGCCGTCGTCGTCGCCGGACCGCGGCTGCGTCGGAGCATCCGGCCGGTTCTGGTTCGCGAGCCGCTCGAACTCCGTCATGCTCGCCTGCATGCGCCGCGCGCCGTCGGCGACCAACTGCCAGATCGACGCCCAGAACGCGGCGACCGCGGCGAACAGCGCGAGCACGCCGAACAGCAGTGCGGCGGCGCCGTAGCAGCCGGCCGCGACGAGCAGCAGATGCCAGGCCCCGATCACCCCGACGTCGGTCCACGAGACCGCGCGTTCGGCACGCACGGTGGGGCGCGCGTTCACGAGCACCGCGATCACGAGGAGCGCGAGGAACGCCGCCGGGATGGTGATGACCAGCCCGAGCGTGCTCCATCCGCCTGCGCCGAAGATCGCCCAGCCGACCACCATCCACAGCGGCAGCACGACGGGAGCGATGAACAGCCACCGCAGGAACACGCGCCGGAAGAGCATGTCCTCAGGCTAACCCCGCCCGCCGAGCGCGGCGCGGGGTGTTCACTCAGGGCGGACCCGACAGAATAGGAACCGTGATCGAACTGAGGACCCCCGCCGAGCTTGACGAGATGCGCCCCGCCGGCCGATTCGTCGCGAGCGTGCTCGAGGCCACCGCCGCCGCCGCGAAAGTCGGCGTGAACCTGCTGGAGCTCGACGCCATCGCGCACGAGATGATCCGCAAGGCCGGCGCCGAGAGCTGCTACATCGACTACCACCCGTCGTTCGGCGCGAGCCCGTTCGGCAAGGTGATCTGCACGTCGGTGAACGACGCCGTGCTGCACGGCCTCCCCCACGACTACACCCTCCGCGACGGCGACCTGCTGAGCCTCGACTTCGCCGCGAGCGTGAACGGTTGGGTCTCGGACTCGGCGATCTCGCTCGTCGTCGGCACCCCGCGCGACGCCGACCTGCGCCTCATCGACACCACCGAGCGGGCGCTCGCCGCCGGCATCGCGGCCGCCACGGTCGGCAACCGCATCGGAGACATCTCCCGTGCGATCGCCGACGTGGCGCGCGCGCAGGGCTATTCGATCAACACCGACTTCGGCGGCCACGGCGTCGGGCGCACCATGCACGGCGACCCGCACGTGCCGAACAACGGCCGGCCCGGCCGCGGCATGCCGTTGAAGCCCGGCCTCGTGATCGCGATCGAGCCGTGGTTCCTCGAGACCACCGACCGGATCTTCACCGATCCCGACGGCTGGACGCTGCGCAGCGCCGACGGCTCGCGCGGCGCGCACTCCGAGCACACGGTCGCGATCACCGAGCAGGGACCGATCGTGCTCACTCAGCGCGCGGGCTGAGCCCCTCCGGGTCGGTCAGGACGCGAGCTCGACCTCGATCGACCCGCCCACCACGCGCGTGCGGTACGTGCGCAGCACGAGCGACGGGTCGGTGTAGCACTCGCCGGTGCCGAGGTCGTAGACCTCTTTGTGCAACGGGGACGCGATCGTCGGACGATCGCCTCGTGAGCCGACGATGCCCCTGGCCATGACCGGGGCGCCCGAGTGCGGGTCGTGATGGTCGACGGCGTACACCTCGTCGTCCGAGACGAGGACGATCGCCACCTGCCGATCGTCGAGCAGTGCGGCCTCGGCCCAGTTCGGCTCGAGGTCCTCCACCGCGCAGACCGTACGCCAGGTCGTGTCGAGCAGGATCGTCATCGTGCACCCTCCGCGGTCGGCGCCGGCGCGATTCGCCGGCTCGTGTCCGAAACGGTAGGACGGGCATGTTTCGCCCGACGACAGCTGCTGTTTCATACCCGTGAATCCGGCCTCACGCCGTGGTCGGGGGGACGTGCGCACGGCGAGCGGGTCGGTTACCGCCGCGAAACACTTCCGAAACGGCACCACCGTACGCTCGCGGCGAGTCACTGATCCACCGGATGCCGCGCCAGCGCGATCGTCCGGTCCGCGAGGTCGCACGGGGGCGGCGCGACGCGCTGCCGTCGGCGTTCCCGCCGTCGAGAGGAGTCGCATGTCCGAATCCGCCAGCGCGCACCAGGCCGATGTCCGCGAGGTCCTCATCGTCGGCGCCGGGCCGGCCGCCCACCGCCTCGCCGACAGCCTGCACGCCCGCGACCACGAGCGCGCGGTTCGGGTGACCGTCGTCGGCGAGGAGTCGTGGCATCCGTACGACCGGGTCGCGCTCAGCACCCGGCTGGCGGGCGAAGTCGACCTCACCCTGCAGCCCTCGGAGATGTGGTCGGAAGACCAGGTGCGCCTGGTCGTCGGCGAACGCGTCGAAGCCGTCGACCCGGCCGCCCGCACGGCGACCACCGACGCCGGCCGGGTGCTGCACTGGGACGAGCTCGTGCTCGCGACGGGCTCGTCGGCGCCGGTGCCCGACCTCCCCGGCGCCGAGCACGCCCGCGTCTACCGCACGATCGACGACGTCGATGCGCTCGTCGCCGAGGTGGGCGCGATCGCCCGCGACGAAGGCCGACCGGCGCGCGTCGTGGTCGCGGGCGGCGGCCTGCTCGGGCTGGAAGCGGCCGGCGGACTCGCCAAGCTCGGCGCCGATGTCGCGGTGGTGCACTCGGGGCGGTGGCTGATGTCGGCGCAGCTCGACGAGGGCGCCGGCCGGGCGCTCGGGCGTCTCATCACGGCGCAGGGGCTCGCACTGCACCTCGGCACCCGACCCGCGGCCGTCGAAGTCGAGGGCGATCGCGTCACGGGCGTGGCGCTGACCGACGGCACCCGCGTCGCCGCCGACGTGATCGTGTTCGCGATCGGCATCCGCGCTCGCGACGAGCTGGGCCGCGCGCTCGGCCTCGAACTCGGCGAGCGCGGCGGGATCGCGATCGATCGCGCCTGTCGCACCTCGGCGGCGAACATCTGGGCGATCGGCGAGGTCGCGAGCTTCGAGGGCCGCTGCACCGGCCTCGTCGCCCCGGCGAACGCGATGGCCGAGGTCGTCGCCGACCGGCTGCTCGGCGGTGGCGCCGAGTTCTCGGAGGTCGACGACGCCACCAAGCTGAAACTGTCGGGGGTGGATGTCGCGAGCTTCGGGGATGCGCTCGCCACGACGGTCGGCGCGCTCGAGGTCGTGTACGCCGATCCGGCCAGGGGCCTGTATCAGAAGCTCGTGGTCACCGACGACGCGAAGACCCTGCTCGGCGGCATCTTCGTCGGCGACGCCGAACCGTACGCGTCGCTGCGACCGCTGCTCGGCACCGCGCTCTCGGCGGAACCGGCCGCCTACCTCTCGGCCGCGGGCGCCGAACCTCCCGCGGGCGACGAGCTGCCCGACGCGGCGCTGGTGTGCGCGTGCAACAACGTGACCGCGGGAACGATCCGCGGGGCCGTGCACGGACCCGACGGGTGCACCGAGCTCGGCGCGCTGAAGACCTGCACCCGGGCCGGCACCCAGTGCGGCTCGTGCGTGCCGCTCGTGAAGAAGCTCCTCGAGGGCGAGCTGCGCAAGACCGGCGTCGCCATCTCGCGGGCGCTCTGCGAGCACATCCCGATCTCGCGTCAGGAGCTGTTCGACTCGGTTCGGGTGCTGGGCCTCACGAGCTTCGACGACATCATGGCTCGGCTCGGCACCGGGCGCGGCTGCGATGTCTGCAAGCCCGCGATCGCCTCGATCCTGGCCGCCGAGCACGGCAGCTACATCCTCGACGCCGGTCGCGGCACCCTGCAGGACACCAACGACCGCGCGATGGCGAACATGCAGAAGGACGGCACCTACTCGGTGGTGCCGCGCATCCCGGCCGGCGAGATCACGCCCGACAAGCTCGCGGTGATCGCCGAGGTCGCGATGGAGTTCGGCTTGTACACGAAGATCACCGGCGGCCAGCGCATCGACCTCTTCGGCGCCCGGCTGGACCAGCTTCCCGACATCTGGAAGCGGCTCGTCGACGCGGGCTTCGAGTCGGGTCAGGCGTACGGCAAGGCGCTGCGCAACGTGAAGAGCTGCGTCGGCTCCACCTGGTGCCGGTACGGCGTGCAGGACTCGGTCGCGATGGCGATCCGGCTCGAGCTGCGCTACCGCGGGCTGCGTTCGCCGCACAAGCTGAAGTTCGGCGTCTCGGGGTGCGCGCGCGAGTGCGCCGAAGCCCGCGGCAAGGACGTCGGCGTCATCGCCACCGAGGCCGGATGGAATCTCTACGTGGGCGGCAACGGCGGGTTCCAGCCCTCGCACGCGCAGCTGCTCGCGAGCGACCTCGACGACGAGACCCTGATCAAGTACATCGACCGCTACCTGATGTACTACATCCGCACCGCCGACCGGCTGCAGCGCACCGCGCGCTGGATGGAGGACCTCGACGGCGGACTCGACCACGTGCGCGAGGTCGTGGTCGAGGACTCGCTCGGCCTCGCCGAGGAACTCGAGGCCGCGGTCGCGCGCCACGTCGGCGGCTACGAGGACGAGTGGGCGGCCACCCTCGCCGATCCCGAGCGGTTGCGACGATTCCGCGCGTTCGTGAACGAGCCGACCGCACCGACCGTCGCGCGGGTGCGCGAACGCGGGCAGCTTCGGCCGGCCACACCCGAAGAGCAGGCCCGCGGCGAAGCCGTGCTGGTCGCCGGTCCCACCATCCCGGTTCGCGGGAGCGACGCGTGAGCGCCGCGACCGTCGGCCGCGTGACCCTCGTCGGCGGCGGCCCAGGCGACCCCGATCTGCTCACCGTGCGCGCGGTGCGTGCGCTCGCGGACGCCGACGTCGTGCTCTACGACCGGCTCGCCCCGCACGCGACGCTCGCCGAGCTCGCGCCGCGGGCGCGCCTGATCGACGTGGGCAAGCGCCCCGGCCACCACGCGGTTCCGCAGCACGAGATCGAGGCCCTGCTCGTCGAGCACGCCGCGACCGGCGCGCACGTGGTCCGGCTGAAGGGCGGCGATCCCTACGTGTTCGGTCGCGGCGGCGAGGAAGTGCTCGCCTGTCGCGCCGCGGGCATCCCGGTGACGGTCGTGCCCGGCGTCTCGAGCGCGATCGCGGTGCCCGCAGCCGCCGGGATCCCCCTCACCCACCGCGGCGTCAGCCACCTGTTCACCGTCGTGTCGGGGCACGCGCCCCTCACCGACGACGAGCTCGACCGGCTCGCCGGGCTGGGCGGCACCATCGTGGTCCTGATGGGGGTGAACACGCTGCCCTCCGTCGCATCCGGTCTGCTCCGGTTCGGACTCGACCGCAGCACGCCCGTCGCGATCGTCGAACGCGGCACCCGGCCCGACCAGCGCACCACGATCGCGCCGCTCGACCGCATCGTCGTGGCCGCCGGCGTCGCCCACGCGGCCTCCCCGGCGGTGATCGTGATCGGCGAGGTGGTGGGCCTCGCGTCCGCCGGCGAAGCCGACGCCCTCGCCGTCATCGACCGCGCCGCGTCGTTGGGAGCGGAACCGTGAGCGACCTCGGCGAACCGGTGCTCGGGTTCCGGCCCGATCAGCTCGAAGGGTTCCGCATCGGCGTGACCAGCGATCGCCGTTCGAACGACCTCATCGACGCGTTCGAACGCCGGGGCGCGCAGGTGCTGCACGCCCCGACGCTGCGGATCGCGAATGCGCAGAGCGACGGGCCCGTGATCGACGACACCCGCGCGATCATCGACGCCCGCCCCGAGGTGCTGCTCGCGACGACGGCGTACGGCATCCGACGTTGGTTCGAGGTCGCCGACGCGGCGGGACTCGGGCACGAGCTCGTCGAGGTGCTCGAGCACGCGGACATCCTCGTGCGCGGGCCGAAGGCCCGCGGCAGCATCCGTGCCGCCGGCCTCGACGACGCCGGCATGAGCGAGCGCGAGACGACCGAGTCGCTCGTCGACCTCGTCCTCGCGCAGCGGCCCGAGGCATCCGTCATCGCGGTGCAGTTGCACGGCGAGCTGCGCCCGACCGAGCTCGAGCGGTTGCGCAGCGCCGGC from Agromyces larvae includes the following:
- a CDS encoding tyrosine recombinase XerC, with amino-acid sequence MTRVPDSATDGFGVLVADYLEHLEFERAVAANTLTAYARDLADLVGFARERGAGVVADLDLALLRDWLWQATERGLARSSVARRAAAARGWCAWLTRVGALAADPSARLRAPRPHRTLPRVLTQSAIADLLAAVDARAGEGDAVAARDSAILELLYASGLRVSELVGLDLGGLDRRARTVRVVGKGDKERVVPYGAPAARALDRYLETGRAVLLAAAPSTAPATPAVFLGVRGGRLGVRAVHRLVASLLADLPGTGPSGPHALRHTAATHLLDGGADLRAVQEFLGHASLGTTQIYTHVSTERLKESYRLAHPRA
- a CDS encoding metallophosphoesterase, translating into MHAIDDQSDHSDRPRLGRYPAARHVLAHLSDTHLLAGGALLGGRVDTVALLDRAVAQLARLGTSIDAIVVTGDVADLGEPDAYRRARAAIAPLVAATGAELVWVMGNHDERASFRAELLDEPPGDAPVHRSVTVDGLRIIALDVSVPGYHHGSVDDAALHWLATELAAPAERGTVLALHHAPIATPLAVMDVLELRGQDTLADVLAGTDVRLILGGHLHYPTNGEFAGIPVSVAGALAYTMDLSAPPRELVGVDGGQSCSVVHLFDDAAVTSVVPVGAHPVVTSFGAEFLAELEALDEAGRLERFGRKAGA
- the dprA gene encoding DNA-processing protein DprA, with the protein product MRGSDAFDELLDRSARALEAVGRSLDDADAFARIVLGALAEPGDGVMGRAVAQVGAVATAHALLARPDVAALAALLPAEATVTPKTISDALARWMPRLDAEAILRSLAQAARVGAALLVPGDPDWPIGVDDLGVHTPLALWVRGRTAAIASSAPAIALVGARAATGYGEHVAIEASAGLVDRGFTVVSGGAYGIDGMAHRSALRSAGSTVAFLAGGIDRFYPLGHDDLLSRIVQTGAVVSEVPCGSSPTKWRFLQRNRLIAAASAATVVIEAGHRSGSLNTANHASALGRPIGAVPGPVTSPVSAGCHRLLRERDAICVVNAAQMAELAGGTGAHGALRLFDDPAGAARGGPPGPSAHPDAVRVLDALSPRSPRSVDDVARLAGVEPARVMGVLGILEIEGRAARRPNGWVARRAAG
- a CDS encoding YifB family Mg chelatase-like AAA ATPase; translated protein: MPVGRTRSVALLGLAGSIVDVEADLSSQLPNLIIIGLPDAALAEARDRVRSAATNAGCPLPNRRLTVNLSPASLPKHGSAFDLGIAIACLAACGGVDPASVGQVVHLGELGLDGRVRPIDGVLPAVLAAARAGHRTVMVPAANAEEAALVPDVRVVGVATLCEAAIWHGGRYDVPEELLGADPLAAADGAAQAETSAETAHLDLADVAGNESAIRALLVAAAGGHHLFLEGPPGAGKTMLAARLPGLLPDLDTDAALEVASLRSLAGRAPKGLNRRPPFEAPHHTASAAAMVGGGSRIIRPGAAPRASHGVLFLDEAPEFPASVLDVLRQPLESGSISIHRANAVATFPARFQLVLAANPCPCGQHGVSDAECSCAPSVRRRYLGRISGPLLDRVDLRLWVPRITAAELRMAGERRTTTTAEARAAVLAARGAAAERLTGTPWRVNADMPGPWIRGAGGLHPGGRATAALDRALERGSVTMRGYDRVIKVAWTLSDLEGAARPDAGHVGEALFLRKAMA
- a CDS encoding YraN family protein, yielding MAHNTELGRRGEQLAVDHLVARGMVVLDRNWRCRLGEIDIVARDGDDTVFVEVKTRTGAGYGHPFEAITALKLARMRRLAVAWCEASGRAVGRIRLDAVAILVPGEAPALIEHLEGLG
- a CDS encoding DUF2469 family protein, yielding MDEDEFDDYDREVELALYREYRDIVAQFKYVVETERRFYLANEVELVRRDTEHDFYFELAMKDVWVWDVYRADRFVKAVRVLTFKDVNIEELATREFELPKELALDE
- a CDS encoding ribonuclease HII, with the translated sequence MARRNAPDLRVERAMFDEGVPFVLACDEVGRGALAGPVTVGLVVIGPDVRRMPAGLRDSKLLPEPKRELLAPRAAAWVHASAVGEASADEIDELGIMACLGLAGARAWAQLAESVALESGLPLVLDGNYDWLSPSIEHRARVVTRIKADRDCASVSAASVIAKVHRDRGMRRAHDDLPLYGWDENKGYSTRAHFAALAEHGPSALHRRTWLHDRSAAAAEEPALFDLGVG
- the lepB gene encoding signal peptidase I, which gives rise to MRADGDDGDTTTTAATRRRRGALLFLRDVLVIFVVAVLVSFLIKTFLIRSFFIPSGSMEVTLEVDDRIIVNQLVPEVVPLERGDVVVFRDPGGWLPARVEPEQPPLVAAVDWFLALVGLSAPDSNDHLVKRLIGLPGDHVTCCNALGQMSVNGVPLDEPYVTLPPGEEKVSRDDFDVTVPADRLWMMGDNRYDSQDSRYNGDTPLKGFVPIENVVGRAFVVSWPVSHWAWLGNYPDVFDGVEKGTG
- the rplS gene encoding 50S ribosomal protein L19, which codes for MHILDSVDAASLKSDIPDFRPGDTVKVHVNIVEGSRSRVQVFQGVVIGRSGQGVRETFTVRKISFQVGVERKFPVHSPIIDKIEVVTRGDVRRAKLYYLRELRGKKAKIKEKREN